TGCCCAGCGCGATGTTGCCGTCCGGAATCAGCACCACGCAGCGCAACCCCGCCCGCGCCGCATACGCCGCCGCTGCCGCGCTGGTGTTCCCGGTGCTCGCGCAGATCACGGTGTCGGCCCCGTCCTCGACCGCCTTGGCGACCGCCATGACCATGCCCCGGTCCTTGAAGCTGCCTGTCGGGTTCAGGCCCTCATATTTCAGGAAGAGGTGCACTCCCAGCCGCTCGCTCAAGCGCGGCGCGGGAATCAGCGGCGTGCTCCCCTCGTGCAGGCTCAGGGCGGGCGTACGGTCGGTGATGGGCAGATACTCGCGGTAGCGTTCCAGCAATCCAGGCATAGGGGTCCTCCGGCCCTCCCGGAGGCGGGCACATGCCCGGCATCCTATACGCCCACCGCCGGGGACCTGCGGCAAACCTCCCGACCTGCCCAGGCATCTCCTCAAGGCAGAAATGAGGCCCCGGCGACCATTTCTGCATGCTGGGTTTAAGCCAGATTCGCCCCCCCTCCATCTGCCCTTGGGGTGCTCTTGAGAACGTGGGATACGTAACACTTTGCGGTTCCGCCCGGTCCCATTGTGCACTCACAACGAAGCACGAGAGCGTTGAAGTTCAACGTCCTGGAGGGAGAAACTATGAGTTGGATTGTGCTTATTCTGGTGGGTGCGCTGTGCGGGTGGCTGGCCAGCCTGATTATGAAGACGGACGCGCAGCAGGGGGCCGTCGCCAACATCCTCATCGGCATCGTCGGCGCTGTGCTGGCGCAGTGGCTGTTTGGCAGCCTGCTGGGGATCGGCGGCGCTCAGGCAGCAGGCAACGGCTTCAGCTTCTGGAGCATTATCTGGGGCGTGGTCGGCAGCGTCGTCCTGATCGCTCTTCTCAAGGCGCTGAAAATTCTGCGCTGAATCTTTCCGCATCTGGGCCTGGCTTCCCCCTGGGGACGCCAGGCTTTTTTCTTGCATCCCCAGCCATGTGCTAAAGTTGGAAGGCTTGCCTGACCCTGCCCGGCGCGGCAGCAGTCCCCCAGATCACCAGATCTCAGGTCACCGGCCCCCGGCACAACAACGGGTCAGGTTGAAGAAGGAGTAAGGAACATGTCGAAAGTGTGCGAAGTGTGCGGTAAGGGGCCGATCGTCGTGAACTCGGTCATTCGCCGTGGTAAGGCCCGTGCTCAGGGCGGCGTGGGCCGCAAGGTCACCGGAATCACCAAGCGGGTCCAGAAGCCCAACCTCCAGCCCCTCACCGTCAACCGGGGCGGCGT
This Deinococcus sp. HSC-46F16 DNA region includes the following protein-coding sequences:
- a CDS encoding GlsB/YeaQ/YmgE family stress response membrane protein, which produces MSWIVLILVGALCGWLASLIMKTDAQQGAVANILIGIVGAVLAQWLFGSLLGIGGAQAAGNGFSFWSIIWGVVGSVVLIALLKALKILR
- the rpmB gene encoding 50S ribosomal protein L28 yields the protein MSKVCEVCGKGPIVVNSVIRRGKARAQGGVGRKVTGITKRVQKPNLQPLTVNRGGVAVRMRVCTKCRKSLI